CAACTAACACATTATCGAATGTTATAACATAGAACAAGACTATGCTTTATTTTCAtgttcaatatttatttaaatctttttAGATTTATAGTTGGTGACAAAAtggacctcttaaaataattatgaaaagcttagattttatttaaaatgacAACTATAATATATTTGAAAGTTTCCTTTAGAAACTTACCCTCAGTTAATTCAAGTATGCATTACTCACCTACGGCTACTCTTCTGCTTTTGTTCtccttctgttatttttttaacagGTACATCAGTATTTTTCTTTAACTTCTGCATAACTCGTTTTTTCATCTGATTCTTTTCTTCATTATCAAGACCATCATCTTCAGCACAAtatccctcctcttcttcctgggCAGATTGTTAAGACATTCATACATTTTAGTTTATATGTCTGAACTGTTCAGTTTCAATCCCAAAAAGATTATTTCCCGTGACCAATGTATTAGAAAAGCATATTTCTAAAAGAGCAAGTTATTTATACAGATATGAAaggacccccccaaaaaataaaaaaatggggaaTCCTTTTAAGGCTTTTTACCTCTCAAATAATTAGGTTTGAAcctaaatggaatatgtttttggCACAATTGATAAAAATGCTCAAGACATTGTGTGTCACCTTCACAAGCAACCTCTAAAAACTATGTCACAGCACAGCTTTCCTTCACAGTTATTATGCTGTGTGCAAGTAGTAACTGCAATACTCTCaagctccaaaagatgcatttctGTATCCAAAGAGCTATCATTTCTAAAAGAAATTACATTTCTTTGCTTGTGGGTTCTCAAATGGCAAGGAAGTCAAATGAATTTGCTTGTTGAGATCCAAACAGAAGctaaaataaagtattctatattttttactACGATATTTTTAACGaatctaaattttatttatatccttcaATACTTATCACCTCTGTAAAGTATATATGAATTCACCCACCAaggacattttaaattttaataccaAACATTATTCACTCCAAAAACAAATAATGCAAATATGTTTTTTATCTCCAAATGTAAAATGAAAACATCTTTGTTGGCAACTTAAAATTCCTGGTCCTGGAAGGCCTCTAGTCTCAAACAGCAATGTCTAAGTGGAAGCACTGTAATGCTTTGTGGGAATGATCTCacatggaaggggagggggaagcggTGATGCCTAGAGAATGATCAGATAAGAGGGCATAGCCTACAGCTGCACAACGACTGAGAAAGTAAGTCACAAAGGAACTTCCCcaatttataaggctgtaaaaagATGGTGGGAGATTAGTACTATCCGACCTGCAAGAGTCTCTTAATATAAGTTTACaagaaagtagaattagttcagctGGTCCTGtttcctgtctatctatcttggaaagctgacatcaatcttgcattCCATGACAGGAAATGAAATGGGTCACCTTAGAGGACAACTACTACCAGAATGATACTGAAGCTTTTAACACAAGTAGTTCGGCTATACAATCCAAGGATGTTTAGTTAGAACTTAGGAACAAGGATGCATGGCAAGAATAAATATAGCCTTTACATGCTATCAGCTTTCAACCTGGGCTGAAGATAAACAGTATATTTTACAATGTTGGAGACTAAGAAATCAAATGGTTGACATCAAATCACTTGGTTGAATTATCAAAGCTAGCTCTTGTCCACCAAGAATTCATTCATCTTTTCAACCAGTTATTTTGGAGAACCATTTCCCTTATCTGATCTTCTTTGGGGTTCTCAAAGTTGTTTGAGAAAGGAGAAAGTCAATTACAAAATATCCTGGATAAAGATTATCTCAGTGCAAATCAGTGAGGGATTGGATAAGATTAAACAAATTGAGGATATAACCCAAGCGcctctagaccagggctgtcaaactcctggcccacaggcccaatgtgtcacacgctggccacacccatgcctggtttagcgaaggggggaaaagtccagatacgtcacgtgatgccaccCTGACGACGCCCCTGCTCTAGGCTATGAAGAACTGGATGGGATAGAACAGATTTATAATAAATCTGAACAAGACAGAGGTACTGCTGTGCAAAAGCCTGCTGATTCCAAATTCAAGaggcttctgggtacaattcaaggtgacaATTATTACTTATAAAGCTCCTTAAATTCAGGATTTCATTACCTCAGAGATGACTATATTTGTTCCATACAGAATCTAATTAACCAGGACACGCTGGTGAGAAGGACATGGTGCAGAAACTTTTCTGCATTCAAGATAGGAAGAACATGGGGCCCCATGGACAAGCCTTCTCTGTTGAACTGAACAACTTACCCTCCAAGATCAGAACCCCTCCGTATAGATTTCAGAAGAGCATTTAGATGGTGCATTTTCAAAAAGCTCTCAAAACAAGAGGTGATGGGAGTGACAACTGCTAGTTGGGCCTGGgattgaaaagatggactatattTGTGATGATATTGTAGGTTTTATTGTTTACTCACAAAAAGCCACCTCATATTTAATTTGAACAGGCAGTACACAAACCTCTGAAATATATAACTGAACTAATGAGGTAAGAAAGATTTCCCTACCCTACTGAAACCTTTTTGTTAACAGGATAATTAAATACTACCAATGTTTCAGCAGCAGCTGAGACAATAACCAGATGTATATAGTGGTAACAGACATTAGCCCCATAAATATTATAGCAAATGTAAAGGTCTTACCTTATCTGAATTAtcactttcatttcctttttcactGAAAGAAAATGCAGCATGTAAGTAATTGTTTCATAATGCATgttctaaaataaaattaatgtaaaTGAATTTTTTTGTTTAGGGTACAGGTTTTTACTTAGTGTACCCTTTCGCCCAATTCATTAATGTTTTTCCAGTTGAAACAAAGGCAATCTGATTactatttcataaataaatatcctaTATGTTTAAAGGAGCCGTCTTAACTCAAGAGTTGCGATCAAAGATGCATGATATGGTCAAGAAATGTTTGGTAAACAGACAATTGCCTAATAATATATGGCAGTCCTTCCTAATCTTAACCCTAGCCCTCCCTAAGTGAAGAGAAATTCAGACATGCCTACTGCCCATGCTAACTGGGAATTCTGAAAGCTGCAGTACTAAaattagttagaacaattaataagtggaatgacttgcctgcagaagttgtgaatgctccaacactggaaataattaagaaaatgttggataaccatctgtctgagatggtgtaaggtttcctgcctgggcagggggttggactagaaggcctccaaggtcccttccaactctgttgttgttgttgttattattattattaaaatacatgAAAAAAAGGTTGGTTTGTCATGCAGTAACAAGTAGGCCAAATTTCACATATTTATCACAATAGAAATTCTACACTTCTAAACTAACAGAATTACTTTTTGAATTAGCCACAGTTTATTTACCTGTCAATGGCAGGAACAGAACTCAGGTGTGGATCATCTTTCAGTAAATCATGACTACTTTTGCTTTTTCCTTTCATgctctaaattttttttaaaagaatggaatGATGGGTTTATGAGAAAATGTCTTCACTTTTGTAACACAAATTTCTCTATGAAAAAAACAGAGCAGTGCTACTCACACAAAGGCATTAAACAATATCCTAATTATTAAAATTACTGTCATATATATTGTGTTGATTGCAGATGTTCATTCAAATAAAACCATGAAGATCTGCTACCTAGATTTGTTACAAAGGTGAAATGGGTTTATTCTGCAGGAAGATCTAACCTTGGTGTTGTTTCTATTATCAAAATGGCCATTTGACTCTGAAACTCCCTGGATTTCAGAGAAGCAGGAAAGAATCAAAAAGCCTTTCTCCTATATTGCACATAGGTATATTGAGAGTTTTACGTAAGAAAAATAACCTCCAGGATACCAGATTATTTTGTGCTTATAACTGTAATCAGGACTTTCAATTTCTTTACTTATTTTCAATTATGTATTGAAAGTAAGCAGGAACAGTTATTTTATCTCTATTAATAGCCTGGCAGTTACTGTATATCCTATACCAGTTCGATTTGCTAGACAGTTTTTCAAAGATAGCCCAACAAAAAGCAACTTAAAGGCAACTAATCTGGAAACCATCCTCCTCCATCATTCTCTCTATACATTCAATACTTGAACTGACTGCCAAGACTGATAAAAAGCACTCCTGGCAACAGTAGCACCTaaattaaggttgactcagccttccatcctttataaggtaggtaaaatgaggactcagattgttgggggggcaataagttgactttgtaaatatacaaatagaatgagactattgccttacacactgtaagccgccctgagtcttcggagaagggcgggatataaatgtaaacaaaacaaaacaaaacaaacaaaaacaaaatttctcGGAACAACGCTAGGCCCAAGAAAAAACCTAAGCTCTGGTAAGACATTAAGGAAGGGCAAATGCattcaatacaaacaatacaaatctCTCTACAACCTCATCTTTTTACTTTTGGTTGAAGATGTGTATCTGCAAACTTTCAGAGAaatgattgttattattttattatttataaaaataaacatatttattatgttttagtGGAAGAATAGGTAATCTTCAAGTCTGTCTAGAAGATAAGTAATCTTCTAGATCTGTATAATTAGTAAGATTTGCCAATATATCATCAAgatatattatttcttttatttatcattattttatctAAATCCATAGTCTGGGGCCTCAGTTTATATTCCGTTTACTAATAAAATTTCAATAAGCAAATCTGGACATTAATTTCACAATGCTGAAAATTAAAGAGATTCATAGAAGTATATAGGTAATTAGCTTGAAATTATACCTGACTAACTCTGTTGActtctacttcttcctcctcagcttcTTCTCCAAATGAAAGCAGGCTAAAATTTCTTCAAATAGAAAAAAGAGGTACcttcatttaacaaataaaaaaccaGAATTCTTTTGAACATTATTACTACTTTGAAAGTCTACAGAATTTAATTTTCCTGTTGAAATCTCATATAATCCTAGCCAACTTCTGCAATAGGGTTTTCTTCTTGCTGCACTTTGTCAAGTACCCTTAAACTCTTCTCTAGATTAGTTTGAGGATGCATAAGAGACTACAGCCTAAGACTTACCTTATCAGGGTGCGATGTTCCACTCAAGAAAGCATACAGCTGGATTCTGTTCCTTATCTTTTACACAACTATTATTTGTATATAATTCAGGGTCAAGGCATAAATTGAATCCTAATCTGTATGTAGAAAACTATAACTGAGTTtgcaggaaataaataaacatgctaCTCTTACTTTGTGCCCTTTGATTTTGCCTTCTCAGCTTCTTCCACTGGTTTCTCATTCTTCAGCTTTTTAGTTGTCCTTGGAATTATATCATCAAAAGGATTAAATAAAACCTAAAATAAACATGTTTTATTAATCTCTTAAGACCTCCTATTGTGAACAATAATATTTCATAAGCACCTAAATATTGCAATCTAGAAATGGTGATGAGGCATAACTAGGTTTACTGAACATAACTTATTAAATTTAGCTTGATTGAAGCTTGCATACTTTAGGTAATAGCCTTATCTAACAATGGCCAAAATAATGATATGATTGATTTTATTGGAAATCAATCAAAACGTTTGAACTATCCATCGACTAAGAAATATGAAAACTTAACAGAATAGTTCCATTATCTAAATGGTGATATGTTCTTCATACAGGTCCTAAAGCTAGATAAAGAGAACCAATTAAACAAATGAGCCAAAATCATTATacctattaatatatttattgaggaaaatgtATCAAATGTATGTGCCAAAATATATGAACCTTTGGATTCTAGTGTGACCTTCTTGGACAGCAATAATTTCAACTAAACATTTCCTACAACTGTTGATCAGTCATATACATTGGCTTGGAGGACTTCTGGTTCATTCCTCCCTATAGAAGAGATTCAACTTTGGGATGGTGATGAGCTTCTATGCATGAAATGTCTACTTCAGATCCTTCCACATTTATATAGGATTATAGCAGATCTTGGACAttccaaaacagatttttttttggctttaaTCATTCTTTGTTTATAAAACCTGTGTGCTTTGGATTGCTGTTGTGTTGTATGATCCCGTTCTCTTGATCTTCAAGTTTTCACAGACATACAGTTTACCCTGAATTTGCTGACCTAATTCAGAACGTATAGTTCCATCAATGATGGGCAAGCATTCCTGGTCCTAATAGCAGGACCAAACCAAGATCCTAACATCATGTTTCACAGCTGGGATAAGATTATTATGCTGGAAAGCAATGTTTGTTTTTCAACAAATATAAAGCTTTTCATTCAAACTACAAGTCTACTTTGGTCTTATCTGTCCACAGAATATTGTTCCAATAGTCTTCGACTTATCTAGGTGGTGTTTTACAAACCGACAATGGGGAACAATGTTCTTTTTGGATATAAGTGGCTTTCTCCTTCCAGCCCTGCCAGGACTGTTGTTGTTCAATGTTATACACTGTTCTTCAGATGGTAGTTTCTTGAACACAGACATTTACCAATGCAAGACAGGCCTTTAAATCCTTAGACATTACACTGGGCTTCTTTGAGGCCTCTTGGAGTATAACAAACCTTGTTCTAGGTGTGATCTTGATTGATTTCCTGGAAAGGGAAACAATGTCATTGATTGCCTCTATTTGCACATGATCTACTTGATATTGGACTAGTGAAGTCCACACTCTTTGGAAATAGGTTTTCCCAGTCTGGTGAACATCAACAATTTGTTTTTCAGATATCCTCAGAAATCTTATTTGTTTAAGCCATGACATACTTCCACATACCTGTGTTGTGAAGATCACAGTTTGATAGTGAATACCCAGAAGTCTGTTCTTAAGGCAGAACCCCCCACACTCAAACCTGTTTATTCTCCCATTGATCAAAACAATCTAATTGTCATATGACTAATTTTCATGCAAATTGATTATTACGATCATTTTCCTCAATTAGTCAATGAACAAATGTGTTTGTGACTCATTTGCTTAATGGGTTCCCATTATCTAGTTTTAGAGCTTATGTAAAGAACAGATCACACCTTTTAAGATCATATTTATGCAAAAATATTGaaattttgaaaatttgaaaGGATTCACAAACCTTTTTTCATGTATACAACTGTACATGAAACTTCATGAGATCTTCTAGAActtgatataccgtatatactcgaatataagccgatccgagtataagccgaggtccccaattttaccccaaaaactggggtaaactggggactcgagtataagccgagggtgggaaatgaggcacctaccggttggggaaaccctccctccctcagctgagaaggctggcggctcccccgccccgccctctcactgcaccggcagggcttcagtccggtaaaatgtgaaaaaaagaaaaaaaaaaacctcgagtataagccgtatatactcgagtataagccgaggggcttaaaaaaaaaaaaacttgagtataagccgtatagacccgagtataagccgaggggacgtttttcagcacaaaaaatgtgctgaaaaactcggcttatactcgagtatatacggtaactgatATTAATCTTCAGTTCTGAACCTATTATTGGGCAAGAAACTCCTTGGGCAAGAAACTGTGATCAAATATACAAAATCCAAGCAAACCAAGGGATTCAtggctttttcttgttttaagaaaaataataatgtaaaataaacaCGTGTGAATATCTCCTAGAATTGCCTTGATTATGTGTAAGCAAGTAGTATTAGCTTTTTattaactacagatagtccttatttagtgactgccttgtttagcgaCTATTCAGTTattacagtgatgaaaaagtaactttacaacctttccctggattgatgACCTTTATAGGTCTGTAAAGTAAatcagtttcacttagcaactacttTAATAACTAAGTTGCTGGTCCCCATTGTGATAGCTAAATAAGAACTGTGCAATACATTAGAAAGAGATGTCAAGATCAGCACTTGGGACAAAAATGGTAATATATTCATAATATACAAGTTgagttttctattatttctaatatTGAAGCAAAGTGCAAGAAAATATCtcatttcattttaatagcattgaGACgagagaaatatatatttatatctattacAAATAAGCTTATTCCTACCTCTGCACTTGTTATTTTATATGGATTGACTGGTCTTTCATCCGCGCCAATTTCAACTTCTGAAAGTCGCAACATATTATATATAGTATCTCCAGTGATCTGCCAAATTAGAAGGACCCTTTTAAAAGCTACCTTTTcacaaattattttcaaaacacattttaatttaaaaatctcAATTTATGTAGTTATTACTGTTATTTCTACATTGGCACATTCCAAACAACTTCTGATTACAATGGTAACAAATCCATAAAacgtaagaaataaaaatatcaaattaacAGCAATTCCTCCCCCAACTTCTCAGAAAGGAACATTGACAACCTCCCAGATCATTCCTTAGAAAAAGCTAGAAGGGGCATGGATTCAGTGCCtaaattcctttttaaaagctACTTTTTgacaaattattttcaaaacacATTTTACCcgaattttttggactataagaagcacctagcttttggggggaaaacaagtaaaaaatctgcctctgcctcctagcaattttcctccttgcagcaaacagcaaacagcctggtcagcttcagcacagcctgatttagcacgaacagctgattggcggttggatctgcctcccagaatacagtctatcagctgttccaggctgcgggattGCCACCGCCCATTGCCACTGCCACCTATTGGCTTCCTCCACGTTCCCCATTTTCACCCTTCgtttgccccattttcagcctctgcgtgTCCCATTTTCCGCCCGTTCCAAGCGCTGGGGATAGGCGGCGGTGACAAGAATTCATTTGTTAACGAAGATAATCCTTAAGATTGAAGTAGCCATGTTGAATGATCTAACCACCCCCACTTCCAGGGATTGACCAGGTGATTGATGGAATTTCTCGCCAAATCACTGTAAAATCTGAAAGTGCCCATTGGAATCCATCAAGATACATAAGGTGGCTGATCCCACTAGTTTTAATCAATTCTCTCACCATGGAGAGGTAACAAGCTTGCTTCATTTGAACCTGGAAATGATCTACCATAGCAAAGAATTAGCAGCAATCTATTCCCTTCTATTCTTTCCACTTATCACTTTACTGCTCCTTCTTTCACTAGCTTATACACTTTTTACCCATTATGACATAGTTATTTATATTGCAGTCTatgtttattaataatttttatcAAATATCCTATCCAAAGGATTTGAAAGCTTTTCCTGTCACTTTGTTTAGTGctcacaaataaaataataataatatatgaacAAATCTTTGCAGACAGTAAATATCATTTGAGTAGAAGGTTTCCAAACCTTTCCAAAGATAGTGTGTTTGTTGTTAAGTTCATCCGCACGccccaaagtaaaaaagaattgGCTGCCATTGTCATGAGGCTCAGAATTTGCCATGGCAACGAGTCCTCGTCGAATAAAACGCAATCGTGAATGGAATTCATCCTGTAAATTATGACAAAGAAGAATTAGTGCACAATTGCCTCCAATTCATTTAGGTTTCAAGCACATAGGATGAAATCCAAAACGATAACAAAAGGCATACGTACTTCCCACCAACATCTGAACAAATCAACTGGCAGTTCTCAGTTAATGACTGTCCtgtttaatgatggttcaaaCCTATACAGCACTTAAAATGTGGTTATATAATTAGTCCTTGAATTTACAATCATCGCAGCATTCCCACAATTAATTGATCATCATTCAGGTACTTTGTAACAGACACACATTTACAACAGTCACAGCATATCGTGGTCAGGTAATCACCATTTTCAAGCTCACAGCcggcttctgacaaagtcagtgaAGAAAGCTGGCAATGGCACAAGTCTCAGTCATGTGACAGTCTACTTAATGACTACAGTGGAACAGATATCTGGCACAGTCAAATGATGTCTCTATTAACCATAATGCTTTGTGGAGCTGAGTTGCTGAGCAACTGATACAGTCCAGTTGCCGAattgaccacattgcttagtaaTGGAGTTAGCAGTCCCAATTGCTGTCATTATGTGAGGGCTACCTGCATTTTACTTAtaacatttgtttgtttaaaatcttTATGAATAAACCCATATTTCTTGGAAAACCTAGAAAAGACTCATCTCTTAATACtccccaaagcaggggtctccaaccttggcaactttaagcaaagctggctgaggaattctgggagttgaagtccacaagtcttaaagttgccaaggttggagactcctgccccaAAGCATACCTCTATTTTCAATAGTTAGCCATATAAGCTCTATTTATTTCTGTAGAATATGTCCCACATCTCCTGTGTCCAAATTTCTACAATTGAAATCAAAGGTGGGGAAGAGAAAAGGGGGACGAATTGTAAAAGAGCCAAGCTTGTATAGTAAcaaaaagaacacaaaaaaccCAACTAGCTAAAGCAGAGGGTTACCTTGAAAGGGGCTCCATAAATAGATTCTCCTCCTGAACCAGTACCAGTTGGATCACCACCTTGTATTATAAACTCAGGTACAACCCTATGAAATATAGTGTTGTCATAATAGCCTGAAAATAAAACAAGCGTTAAGCCACTTTATAGGAATTGCAACATTTTCACTGATAGGAGGTTTACTTTTTATTAGTGTGTATTTATTTCAGAGGAAATGTCAACATCAAATTAATTATGTATAGGAAAGGTTAAAGAACTTTTAGTAAAATATGCAGTTTTCTGAATTACATaatcatttgtaaaaaaaaattttttttaaaaaaagaatgaatgtcaacttggagcttcagtgctgccacactggaggtgagggatagggagggggaggATTAGAGATTGctggggttgtgtagtcaaaataaaatactttctcttgggaacccaGGACGTTCTCCCACCTGGCTGGAGGAAGGAGGAATGATGTCACCAGACCAGCAAATActgccttgattggaccatgtgactgattgtttgggattgggtcacttttaattaggtgaaaaccgagaGATTCTTCAgggtcggttttcaccagatatgtgccaatatgatatttccaatcaagctattctttgaggaatc
This genomic window from Ahaetulla prasina isolate Xishuangbanna chromosome 2, ASM2864084v1, whole genome shotgun sequence contains:
- the CWC27 gene encoding spliceosome-associated protein CWC27 homolog isoform X3; amino-acid sequence: MSNIYIQEPPTNGKVLLKTTAGDIDIELWSKEAPKACRNFIQLCLEGYYDNTIFHRVVPEFIIQGGDPTGTGSGGESIYGAPFKDEFHSRLRFIRRGLVAMANSEPHDNGSQFFFTLGRADELNNKHTIFGKITGDTIYNMLRLSEVEIGADERPVNPYKITSAEVLFNPFDDIIPRTTKKLKNEKPVEEAEKAKSKGTKNFSLLSFGEEAEEEEVEVNRVSQSMKGKSKSSHDLLKDDPHLSSVPAIDSEKGNESDNSDKEEEEGYCAEDDGLDNEEKNQMKKRVMQKLKKNTDVPVKKITEGEQKQKSSRRIH
- the CWC27 gene encoding spliceosome-associated protein CWC27 homolog isoform X1, producing the protein MSNIYIQEPPTNGKVLLKTTAGDIDIELWSKEAPKACRNFIQLCLEGYYDNTIFHRVVPEFIIQGGDPTGTGSGGESIYGAPFKDEFHSRLRFIRRGLVAMANSEPHDNGSQFFFTLGRADELNNKHTIFGKITGDTIYNMLRLSEVEIGADERPVNPYKITSAEVLFNPFDDIIPRTTKKLKNEKPVEEAEKAKSKGTKNFSLLSFGEEAEEEEVEVNRVSQSMKGKSKSSHDLLKDDPHLSSVPAIDSEKGNESDNSDKEEEEGYCAEDDGLDNEEKNQMKKRVMQKLKKNTDVPVKKITEGEQKQKSSRSEELRKEVRQLKRELIKAKQMKENPSKVKEDQSEEEEAAPNSIVAEYLEEKKKYEELRKHQPKKGTSREEQTLALLDRFKSKLNQAISETPEDEVSEPEVENDEGWMSHVLHFEDKTRKVKDASVQDEDTFEIYDPRNPVNKRRREESKKLLREKKARR
- the CWC27 gene encoding spliceosome-associated protein CWC27 homolog isoform X2, producing MSNIYIQEPPTNGKVLLKTTAGDIDIELWSKEAPKACRNFIQLCLEGYYDNTIFHRVVPEFIIQGGDPTGTGSGGESIYGAPFKDEFHSRLRFIRRGLVAMANSEPHDNGSQFFFTLGRADELNNKHTIFGKITGDTIYNMLRLSEVEIGADERPVNPYKITSAEVLFNPFDDIIPRTTKKLKNEKPVEEAEKAKSKGTKNFSLLSFGEEAEEEEVEVNRVSQSMKGKSKSSHDLLKDDPHLSSVPAIDSEKGNESDNSDKEEEEGYCAEDDGLDNEEKNQMKKRVMQKLKKNTDVPVKKITEGEQKQKSSRSEELRKEVRQLKRELIKAKQMKENPSKVKEDQSEEEAAPNSIVAEYLEEKKKYEELRKHQPKKGTSREEQTLALLDRFKSKLNQAISETPEDEVSEPEVENDEGWMSHVLHFEDKTRKVKDASVQDEDTFEIYDPRNPVNKRRREESKKLLREKKARR